In the Acanthochromis polyacanthus isolate Apoly-LR-REF ecotype Palm Island chromosome 20, KAUST_Apoly_ChrSc, whole genome shotgun sequence genome, TATACCAAAAAGATGAGGATTAAGTGGCCATGGCAGTGAAAACAATGTCTGTGTTTCCAATAGGGTAATTTCTTTTTACTTTCAGTAAATACCACAAGTACACTTCCAAAGTACATACTGTTGCATTCAGGGTACACATAATAATGCATGTGGTCTTTCGGCACCTCGAGGTTGTTCAAACTTGCGTGATACATGACATGAGTTATCTTCTGCTGCACAGAGGACTGCTCATCAGAATTGCCAAACAGAAGAAGACACTAGCTTGCAAAATCCAATCAAATATATTGGTACTTTCTGGTATTTTTGGCATACTTGACATCTCGTGGTTTTGAATGTTGCCACATAGCACTTTTAACTCAAAGGTCTACTGAAATAATCGTCGTTTAACAAATGTCTTGTAGAGTTCACAGTTTATATTCATGGCTCTGGCTGCATAACAGTTTAAAAGTTGTCATATTTGTTTAGGATTATATTGTTATTAGTGGTCACCTGGTGCCAGCCCTGCTCTTTTAATGTGGAGACAGTTATAACATGACTTAATGAGTTGATAACCAGCCTCATGTGAGCACTTAGCATAGCTGTTTGGCTAATTAAAGCCTGGTAATGAGAAGATGCCCTGGGTACTTGTCAGTACAGGCCTGTGATGAACCTGGAGGCAAATGCCCACATTTGTGTGACATCAGAGTGAGAATATATAAATTCAGACAGACATCTGACCAGAATTCAGTTGGCAGTAGCTCAGGCATAAAACAACGGCTGAAGAATTAATGACAGTCTTGTTCAAATCGGATTAAAATACCTCAACATCTATTTCAATTTGTGGATGCTACATGATGTGCTCCACTGATATCAGCTGATTAGCTACACCTGCCTTCAACTACACACACCTGTGTCCAATTCATTAACAAGGTAGGAAGGGACAGCTTTAAAAGAGACCCAGAGGTGCTCAAGTGCATTACTGACTGGTTCAGTTCTCTGCTTTAGGATAGCTGACAGAAGTGGCTGAATTTGCTACTGACTGTGGCTGAAGGCATGGAGTCTCTCTTCAGGTAAGTTTAgcttgtttatatatatatatatatatatatatataaataattcaaataGTTTTAGCACACAGTAACTTGGATGTCTTGTCTAGATGGTTGCTGTTGGCCTTGCTAGCTGTTGGAAGACCTCAAGTGAATGGTAAGTTAGTTGAAGATGGGTTACTTTCATGACTCTGAGTTGTATGCATGGACTAAAATATTTGCTCAACAGCCTATCGTATTGGGTTAGCTGAGGACTATGACTATAGAGTGTCAGCTGAAGACTATCCTCCACATGTAAGGAGCCTTAATGCTGGAGATCAGTCTTCACGAAGCACTGGGCCACTCCGTAGTGGCGACTCAACCTCAAAAGACTATGAGGCAAGTAGCTACAGCCCACTGCTGTCAATTTATCTGAAGCTGAAATATCAGAACAAAAGTAGTTTGTGCCAGATGTCCAACACTTATCTACTTGTCTTTCACAGCCATATGTAGCAGACTATGAATCTCTGATGAAGCCACGGGGTCCTCAGCTGCAGCCTCGGTGCCCACACAAGCAACCGCAGGTGCCTGAACAGCCTGTACGGCCATCCAAACCACTCCAGAACCCCATGGTGCCCAGAGGATTTGGCTACTGGCTACAGAAGCCACAGGTGCCCCAGCAGCAGCCATGCCCGCCTCAACATATCCAGAAGCCTGTGGAGCCCCAGAAGCCCGCCTGCCCATACAAGCAGCCACATGTGGCCCAGCAGCAGACCACATGTCCGCCTGAGAGCCCCAAAGTGCCCCAGCAGCCACCACACCTGCCCAAAAAGCCTGAGAAGCCACAGGTGCAACTTACCTGCCCTCCCCAGGTCACCCAGCACCCCAAGGACCCGCAGCACCCCAAAGAACCTTATGTGCTGCAGTTCCCTAAGGTTACCCAGCAGCCCTGGGTGCCCAAGGTTACCCAGAAACCCGAAGTTACCCAGCAGCCCTGGGTGCCCAAGGTTACCCAGAAACCCAAAGTTACCCAGCAACCCTGGGTGCCCAAGGTCCCCTACCCACCCAAGGTCCTCCAGCGACCCCATGTGCCCAAATACTGGTACCAGCGACCCCAGGTGCCGAAGTACCGGATCCATCGACCTCAGGTGGTACGCTATCCAGTCAAGAAGCCAGGCTACTGGCCCTAGATGCTTTCCCAGAAGTCCCACTAGACCAGTCAATAACCTTAGTAACTCCAGTTATTGAGCAGCTGCATTACAATGTTGATCCAGCTTTAGATGGTTAAAATGCTAATAACACACTGATGTTGACAAGATTGGCAACATCAGTGACTATTGACAAACCTGAATTTCTTTCAGGTACAGAATCCTTAAATGACAACCACTGCAATACTGAAGATGCTTGACCACTATTGTATTGATCTATCGCAATAAAATTGCTTATTTTGAATCTTgacttttcttgtgttttttttttttagtatcaAAGCAGCTACATTTTAGTCAACTCTCTGAAGCTTCTGCTTTATGATGTATGAAGATGTACCATTAATGGAAGTTGGCTGACTATGTTTAACTGAGAGGTTCCACATTTGTCCTAACACAACAAATGCTATGGCCTACTTTAATAGGCGGACAAGTTTGTAAACAGTTggtctctcccccccccccccccccccccagaaaGGAGCTGCAATTGAATTAAAGTTCATATGGAAAATGAAATGCCAACTCCAAGAACTGGTCCAGCTTAAAATGTCAATGACTGCAGTGCAGTTTCTGAGCActcaattatttttatttttttttgtcagaccaGACTTGAATCTCTGGTACTACATAAACTCAAACTAGAATTAACAGTGAGGTGCAAGACAATACATCATGCTGTCACATTCAGTTGAGACTTCTCCATTTAATTGGTTCTTGAAAGCTCAAAACGATCTACAATGGATGAATCAGGCTATCCTGATGTGACTAAGCCACAACACACTTGTACCAATAAACACTTATGGTGAAAACCAGACTATTCAAGTCAATGTTtcacttaaaatatatttaaactgGCAAGAGCCAAGATCTTAAGCAGTCAGGTGATAGACTAGGTGAGCTGGTGGCTCCAAGAGTACAGCTGCATCGATGCTACGATCATAATAAACAAGCCTAAAATGATAGACAAATAACACCTCATGCTCCCTTACTGGTTCATGAAATGCATTGGACCTCTCCTGTCAGATAATGAGCTACACCTGCTTGGACTGCGTACACAGGTGTATGCAGTTCATCAACAAGTTAACAGAGGCTAGCTGAGAAAAAGATTCATGGGTACCTCAGTGATTTGcttttttctgacagttttgtgCTGATTGGCTGAACCCATGGGGTTTCTcttcaggtaagttttaagcttattttttaatacatttaaaaatattaaaaattatgttgttaAAACATAGTAACTTGGATATCCTGTCTAGATGGTTGCTGTTGGCCTTGCTAGCTTTTGGAAGACATGTAAACGGTAAGCTTGCTCAAATGAGTTTACTTCAGTGGTTCTTAGTTACATGCATGGACTAAAACATTGGCTTGACAGCCCACAGTATTGAATCAGTTGAGGATCATGAAGATAAGGAAGTGTCAGTTGAAGACTATCAATCAGATGCAAGTAGTATTAACACTGGAGACCAGTCTTCACGGAGCACTGAACCACTTGGTAGTGATGATTACACCTCAGCCGACTATGAGGCAAGTTGCTACAACACAATGTCAATTACCAGCTTGAAGCCAAATCACAACAACAGAGCAGGTCTGTGCCAGATCGCCAGCATTCATTCACTTTTCTTCCACAACCACAGGAAGGAGAAGATGACCATAAGGTGCAGCCACGGGCAAACCAGCAGCCCAGGTACCCCATTCCCCAAGACCCCCAGCTGCCCAGCTACCCAGGTTCTCAGGACCCCCAGCAGCCTAGCTACCCCATTCCCCAAGACCTCCAGCTACCCCAGCAGCCCAGCTACCCTGGTTCTCAGGACCTCCAGAGGCCCCAGCAGCCTGGCTACCCCGTTCAACCGGACCCTCAGCAGCCTAAGCAGCTTGGCTACCTGGTTCCACAGGAtgtccagcagctccagaggCCCCAATGGTTCCAGCAGCTGAGCTACTCCATTCCCCAGGAGCCCCAGCAGCCAGTCTACCCCATGCCCCACTACTCCCAGTGGCCCCAGCAGTCAGGCTACCCCGTGCCCCAGGACCCCCAGCAGCCCCTGCAGCTGGGCTATCCAATGTTCCAGCAGTCCCAGAAGCCCACCTACACAGTGCCCCAGCAACCCCATAAACCCAGCTACCCTGTATTCCAACTGCCCCAGCAGCCCAGCTATCATGTGGCCCAGAAGCCGAGCTACCCTGTGCCCCATCTGCCCCAGAAGCCGAGCTACCCTGTGCCCCATCTGCCCCAGAGGCCGAGCTACCCTGTGACCCAGAGACCGAGCTACCCTGTGCCCCATCTGCCCCAGAAGCCGAGCTACCCTGTGCCCCATCTGCCCCAGTGGCCGAGCTACCCTGTGCCGCAGAGGCCGAGCTACCCTGTGCCGCAGAGGCCGAGCTACCCTGTGCCGCAGAGGCCGAGCTACCCTGTGCCGCAGAGGCCGAGCTACCCTGTGCCGCAGAGGCCGAGCTACCCTGTGCCCCAGAGGCCGAGCTACCCTGTGCCCCAGAGGCCGAGCTACCCTGTGCCCCAGAGGCCGAGCTACCCTGTGCCCCAGAGGCCGAGCTACCCTGTGCCTCAGCTGCCCCTGAATCCTGGGTTCCCAGTTTCTCTGCATCCCATAAAGCCCAGGTTCCCAGTTTCCCAGCGTCCCCAGAATCCCAGCTACACCATGTCCCAGCATCCCCAAACACACAGCAACCCCATGTCCCACCAGCCTCAGGAGCCCAACTACTCCTTACCTCAGCAGTCTCTGTACTTGGTTGCTCAAATGCCCCAGGAGCCCAGCTACTCGGTTCCCCAGCATCCCCAGGAGCCCAGCTACTCAGTTCCCCAGCATCCCCAGGAGCCCAGCTACCTGGTTCCCCAGCAATCCCAGAAGCCCAGCCACTATGCTTCCATACAGCCACAGGTGCGTAGCTTCCAGCCCCAGTGGCAGCAGCACCCTCAACTGCCCTGGTACTCACGACAGAGGCCACAAAATCCCATGTGCCGACAGCTGCAGGCTTCCCATCATCGTCCGCCTAGTTTTGTGCCAAAGCGGCCTCAAATGCTCCGTTATGCGACCCGATGGCCCCCGGTGCCCAGCTACACCACCCAGCGGTCCAAAGTACCCAGCTACCCGTCCAAATGGCCAAATCAGCCCACGATACAGCGCTACCAACTCAAGCGGGTGCACAGACCACAAGTCCCCTGGCAGATCACTCTCTAATctcagcagtttgttttctgAGCAGCACCAGATaaagttttctttgtttcactGTAACACTGAAGGCCTGGCTGCTCTCAGCTAAACCAATGCATTGActtgttaaatttaaaatatacattGCTCTGTCATCTTGGTGTTTCTTGAGAATCTGCTTTTTAGAAACAACTCTTTATTCAGTTTGGCATCTGGTCTGTAGCTCGCTCTGGACAATGCAGGTTTACCTCTACAACATTCAATCACTGTTTTAATTCAGAGGTCTTTTTGTTTTAGTCAGTGAGCTGCACACAAGTTTTAACCTAAACATGAGGTTTGATTCAGCTGAAGTAGTGCACTTGAGATGGGGTTACACCTGCTCATAAAAACTGAAACTGGTTGACTGGCAGAAACCATTTTCCCattacatttctgttattttttttagtcaaatcCAGCTAACCCAAGTGCAACAGCCAGTTTCATACTAAAAGCACATGAAGGTTTATacattttgtttgctgttttattattaCAAAACACATTACTACTTTTAAGTTGTGACAGCAGTGCAGCTTGTTCTGGAATATGGTCCTGTCTAGTGAAGTTAAAGGATTTGTGGTAGTGATATAGATTGAAGTTTATGACCAATTCCAGTAATTAAGACTGATACCTGAGccacatttgaaagaaaaatgaatatCTTGCtgtgaaaattttaaataatcttCAAAAGTCTTCAGAAGTTCCTCTGTTTAAAAGAGCTTTCCACCATTTATTCTTCAGTGCTGACAGATTATTACTCGACATGCAGTTAATCAGAATAATGCCTTATTGATATGATGGTGGGGACATTTGCAGCGTAAAGGGGATTGTGCAAAAATGTAGAAACATCTGCAGAGAAATATCAacaataaatatacaaaaatactTCATAAGACATTGCTTGACAGAAGTGGCTGCATTTGAGGCGCATATTTCaattcattttaacaaatcagccaaaaaatattctgcacATACTGCTCTACAAGTGTAATCTAAAGCTGTGACAGTACTTGTTAAGGAAATTAAGGAGAATTGTTGGGGGTGGGGTTATATTGCAAATGTCTTTCTAGGTGGGaaatcattgattttttttttttttttttacactgtaacTGAGCAACAATGGCAGATCTTCCGTggtctgattggccaccccgtgtgccccccCCAAATTTTCgtttggaaatttacattactgataatCTGATTTCCGATGCTGCAGCTCGGAACTGATcttgtaattcacataaacaaggaaacaagtccatcattatttgaatgttaacagtccaaaatgaaaaggtcatatacagctttcctattgggttaaagaaccaataaaaacatgaaaaaaactttgtaaaagcgagaggtcagTAGCAGCCTTCAtgttttcttacaacttttcggtggccccccaaaatatctgttgtacccccctaTGCCTCCCcgctaaaattaatctggatcagCCCCAGCTGAGCAAGTgtgaatttaacattttttcctcattattcGCAGTTGTTCCCCTGGTCTGCACCAACTAGTACTGGTAAAGCGCGCCCTCCTGTCCAGTTGACGGCGCACTACTGTACAAACTGAACACGATGACGCCGCTAAAGAAATGATTGGCACCTTTTTCCTCCAATTAGATTACAAAACCTCGACAGCTCAGCCAATCGGGTGATTCGAGTCAGCTATTGTGGGCGGGACCAGAAGTCGCGTTGAGACGCTTCTTATTAGCTGCCAAGTGAAACAGTAACACGAAATTTGTGTCCTGTCGGATGGTTTTACAGGCCTACATGAAACTTTAGATTTCAAAATCTTCAAATTGCGTCTAGAAGAGGTAGTTACTTTTCAGTCTGTAGTTAAATTTCTCTTCAGGTAAGATTCAATTCAGCTTTGCTTGGTTAGCTcttatgctaatgctaacagtaGCAGCCGGTTAGCAGTTTATTGAGGCTGTCAAATGCACCCTCGGGGGTCGTTTTTGTTTCGTTTTCTGGTGAATTTAGTGCTTCTTGTGCGGTATCCGGCTCCAgtgtcctctcctctccccgCAGCAGTCGTCATGGGCGAGGTGGAGCTGTCTTGTCGGGCTTATGTGAAGATGTACCTGCACGCCTGCCTGTTTCCCCGCTGCAGCATCAACGGCCTGCTGCTGTCGTCCAGCTCGGCAGGTGGCGCTGTGTGCGTGACGGACTGCGTGCCGCTGCTTCACTCCCACCTGCCCCTGGCCCCCATCACCCAGCTGGCCctcacacaggtaaacacagccGGTGTCTCCATCTGGAGCTGGGGCTAGCTGACGAGTCAGTCAGGGGGATTTGTTGATCCTGAAGTCAGACTTAACCTGCCAGGTCACCATGGCAACCGATGCTGATCAGCTAGGGGaagttctgttcagagtttgggATGTAAATGAGCTGTAAGAAGCACCATCCTTTCAGCAGGGTCAATATATATTTGCGGGACTCTTTGTAACATAgctgacaggtatcatagttgatatttcctaaaatcaacattaccgcctataaccaaacaccatatgacattttttagacaaaaattcttctaaatattatacagagtgtccataaagtctctttacaattttaagaatttaatACGAAGGCAGTTGATGAGATATCttaaacagatttgttttattgtaatcattggttgtcaaagttttttctctctcatttaaTACACTTCTATATGGACATCATTAGTTGCATGAAGCACATCAGGAAGATGCCTGATTTCTTGCCATTTTCGCTGTAGCATAGCCTCATCAGTGGTAGC is a window encoding:
- the LOC110971530 gene encoding uncharacterized protein LOC110971530; this encodes MVPRGFGYWLQKPQVPQQQPCPPQHIQKPVEPQKPACPYKQPHVAQQQTTCPPESPKVPQQPPHLPKKPEKPQVQLTCPPQVTQHPKDPQHPKEPYVLQFPKVTQQPWVPKVTQKPEVTQQPWVPKVTQKPKVTQQPWVPKVPYPPKVLQRPHVPKYWYQRPQVPKYRIHRPQVEGEDDHKVQPRANQQPRYPIPQDPQLPSYPGSQDPQQPSYPIPQDLQLPQQPSYPGSQDLQRPQQPGYPVQPDPQQPKQLGYLVPQDVQQLQRPQWFQQLSYSIPQEPQQPVYPMPHYSQWPQQSGYPVPQDPQQPLQLGYPMFQQSQKPTYTVPQQPHKPSYPVFQLPQQPSYHVAQKPSYPVPHLPQKPSYPVPHLPQRPSYPVTQRPSYPVPHLPQKPSYPVPHLPQWPSYPVPQRPSYPVPQRPSYPVPQRPSYPVPQRPSYPVPQRPSYPVPQRPSYPVPQRPSYPVPQRPSYPVPQRPSYPVPQLPLNPGFPVSLHPIKPRFPVSQRPQNPSYTMSQHPQTHSNPMSHQPQEPNYSLPQQSLYLVAQMPQEPSYSVPQHPQEPSYSVPQHPQEPSYLVPQQSQKPSHYASIQPQVRSFQPQWQQHPQLPCCSPGLHQLVLVKRALLSS